A single region of the Sorghum bicolor cultivar BTx623 chromosome 9, Sorghum_bicolor_NCBIv3, whole genome shotgun sequence genome encodes:
- the LOC8082996 gene encoding uncharacterized protein LOC8082996, which produces MSEDDVHLPLCIIIAQGKESFIRWTEMPSVHNSNSTLFWGLVQGNGTVEQTVNLSSEYYIAVRNLNNHHDTTVQLEFRIRALLYNTSGADYRCSPGPGHAICTYRLPFLGRNVAVLLSGHTERLNSDAQHVKLSYEPRWTVYVVGSVVLALVLLLLYEILDQLFGPCTGGGGGADLRRPLLAGKEDDGASLGSSYDSVSHDGSDDREPEERGEGGGGCVLCCDAPKDCFFLPCGHSATCYACGARVVEENGGCPFCRRKLKKVRRIFTV; this is translated from the exons ATGTCTGAAGATGACGTGCATCTTCCACTCTGCATCATCATTGCACAAG GCAAGGAAAGCTTCATTCGGTGGACTGAGATGCCATCAGTCCATAACAGTAACAGCACATTATTTTGGGGCTTGGTGCAGG GAAATGGAACAGTTGAGCAGACCGTCAATCTCTCCTCTGAGTACTACATTGCCGTGCGCAACCTAAACAATCATCACGACACGACG GTGCAGCTGGAATTCAGAATCAGGGCCTTGCTCTACAACACCAGCGGAGCAGATTACAGATGCTCACCGGGACCGGGTCACGCTATCTGCACCTACAGATTGCCATTTCTAGGACGGAATGTCGCAGTCCTGTTGTCCGGCCACACAGAG AGACTGAATTCTGATGCACAGCACGTGAAGCTGTCATACGAACCTCGCTGGACGGTGTACGTGGTTGGATCAG TCGTCTTGGCTCTTGTGCTGCTGCTCTTGTACGAGATACTGGACCAGCTGTTCGGTCCCTGCACcggaggcggtggcggcgcgGACCTGAGAAGGCCACTGCTGGCGGGCAAAGAGGACGACGGCGCGAGCCTGGGCTCGTCGTACGACTCCGTCTCGCACGATGGCAGCGACGACCGGGAGCCGGAGGAGAGGGGCGAGGGCGGCGGCGGATGCGTGCTCTGCTGCGACGCCCCGAAGGACTGCTTCTTCCTCCCGTGCGGGCATTCTGCCACCTGCTACGCGTGCGGTGCCAG AGTCGTGGAGGAAAATGGTGGCTGCCCATTCTGCAGAAGGAAGCTCAAGAAAGTGAGGAGGATCTTCACTGTATGA
- the LOC8082997 gene encoding kinesin-like protein KIN-14K yields MGSVDGGVQGIHEANRRAQLIEWMNALLPEFSLPPDSSDEELRELLSDGVVLCRVVNTLIPGVLEGSWEGYAPSDQRLGNVKKFLSVVADMGLPGFSVKDLDEGLMSSVVECLLVLRDSVDPKLGGNIPPDVTRTPSRKQWGVLEMDKPQVPGAALEKRSPVEDKRNGVADLKAHQKTPVFSGQKFREVFQLKRGSYSDLPAAKISEMMHSNSLDNASTQSLISVVNGILDESIERKKGEIPHRVVYLLRKVVQEIERRLCIQAEHIRSQNVIIKTREQKYCSKIKALEILVNGTNEENQMAINRLQIVKNEKSKIEERRKLSEQDVHRLMKEKEHSENIIANLKKDMEAMNRLHEQQLEQTERKAKEMEEQLTTKVKEVEYLLLQSNKKVEEVETASRIKSQLWDKKENNFQSYTDNQQLIIKDIRILSQSYKNDMYALQMQWRNEISNLGSGLKCLVDAAENYHKVLAENQKLFNEVQELKGNIRVYCRVRPFLSGQDKKSTTIDYMGENGELLISNPFKQGKDGHRMFKFNKVFSPFASQAEVFSDIQPLIRSVLDGFNVCIFAYGQTGSGKTYTMSGPSTSKQDWGVNYRALNDLFDISLSRRNAFSYEVGVQMVEIYNEQVRDLLSNDIAQRRLGIWSTSQPNGLVVPDASLHSVKSTSDVLDLMEIGQANRAVGSTALNERSSRSHSILTVHVRGLDLKNGSTSRGCLHLIDLAGSERVEKSEATGDRLKEAQYINKSLSALGDVIFALSQKSAHVPYRNSKLTQVLQSSLGGQAKTLMFVQINPDVESYSETISTLKFAERVSGVELGAARSNKEGKDIKELLEQVASLKDTISRKDMEIEQLQVTKDKVKSPNLSSGERMLKSSDRVLSDPLSYGEMNGDSNHNLTGTAPVSLDEPEYEDNASDDGLSGETDNLNSAAEMTVERLHRFPSRISRFTLTKNGQASMSRSKSKDAKTPSNTKAPSSQLTGGSSVKGSKRWQ; encoded by the exons ATGGGGAGCGTGGACGGCGGGGTCCAGGGGATCCACGAAG CTAATCGGCGTGCGCAGTTGATTGAATGGATGAATGCCTTACTCCCGGAATTCAGTTTGCCTCCGGATTCATCGGATGAAGAGCTACGAGAGCTGCTCAGTGACGGTGTGGTCCTGTGCCGTGTTGTGAACACACTCATCCCGGGGGTTCTCGAG GGATCCTGGGAGGGTTACGCACCGTCAGATCAGAGGTTAGGCAATGTGAAGAAATTCCTCTCTGTGGTTGCGGATATGGGGCTGCCAGGTTTCAGTGTGAAAGATCTTGATGAG GGATTAATGTCTTCTGTAGTGGAGTGTCTCTTGGTTTTGAGGGACAGTGTGGATCCTAAATTAGGTGGTAATATTCCACCAGATGTTACCAGAACTCCATCGAGAAAACAATGGGGAGTTTTGGAAATGGACAAGCCTCAAGTTCCTGGTGCAGCACTAGAGAAAAGATCCCCTGTAGAGGACAAGAGAAACGGTGTTGCAGATCTCAAAGCCCATCAGAAAACTCCTGTCTTTTCTG GACAAAAGTTTCGTGAAGTTTTCCAATTAAAACGCGGATCATACTCCGATCTTCCTGCTGCCAAGATTTCAGAGATGATGCACTCTAATAGCTTAGAT AATGCATCCACACAGTCACTTATTAGTGTTGTTAATGGCATTTTGGATGAAAGCATAGAAAGGAAAAAGGGAGAAATACCACAT CGTGTAGTTTACTTACTGAGGAAAGTCGTTCAAGAGATTGAGCGCCGTCTTTGTATTCAAGCAGAACACATAAGAAGT CAAAATGTTATCATCAAGACAAGAGAACAGAAGTATTGTTCAAAAATTAAAGCACTTGAAATATTGGTAAATGGCACAAATGAAGAAAACCAG ATGGCAATAAACAGACTTCAGATAGTCAAG aATGAGAAGTCAAAAATCGAAGAGAGAAGAAAACTCAGTGAGCAAGATGTTCATCGATTAATGAAAGAGAAAGAACATTCTGAAAATATTATAGCAAACTTAAAGAAAGATATGGAAGCCATGAATAGGTTGCATGAGCAGCAACTTGAACAAACGGAAAGAAAGGCAAAGGAAATGGAGGAACAACTGACCACCAAAGTTAAAGAAGTAGAGTATCTCTTGCTACAATCAAATAAGAAAGTTGAAGAAGTTGAGACTGCCTCCAGGATAAAATCACAGTTATGGGATAAGAAAGAAAACAATTTTCAGAGCTACACGGATAATCAACAATTAATTATCAAG GACATAAGAATATTGtcgcaatcatataaaaacgatATGTATGCACTTCAAATGCAGTGGAGAAATGAGATATCTAATTTAG GATCTGGGTTAAAATGTTTGGTTGATGCTGCTGAAAATTATCATAAAGTCCTGGCGGAGAACCAAAAGTTATTTAATGAAGTGCAAGAACTAAAAG GTAATATAAGAGTATATTGTCGTGTTAGGCCATTTCTTTCCGGTCAAGACAAAAAGTCTACCACAATTGACTACATGGGGGAAAATGGTGAGCTGCTTATATCAAATCCATTTAAGCAAGGGAAGGACGGACATAGAATGTTCAAGTTTAATAAAGTGTTCAGTCCATTTGCTTCTCAAG CTGAGGTTTTTTCTGACATACAACCACTAATCCGATCAGTTCTGGATGGATTCAACGTTTGTATTTTCGCATATGGCCAGACTGGTTCTGGCAAAACTTACACAATG AGTGGGCCTAGCACATCAAAGCAAGATTGGGGTGTCAATTATCGAGCTTTAAATGATTTGTTTGATATTTCACTAAGTAGGAGAAATGCCTTCTCTTATGAAGTTGGGGTACAAATGGTTGAGATATATAATGAACAAGTCCGTGATCTGCTATCAAATGATATTGCACAGAGAAG ACTTGGGATTTGGAGCACTTCTCAACCCAATGGGCTTGTTGTTCCAGACGCAAGCTTGCACTCAGTTAAGTCAACATCTGATGTATTAGACTTGATGGAAATTGGGCAAGCAAATAGAGCAGTTGGTTCAACAGCCCTAAATGAAAGAAGTAGTCGGTCGCACAG TATCCTAACTGTACATGTTCGAGGGTTGGATTTGAAGAATGGATCCACCTCTAGGGGTTGTCTGCATCTTATTGATCTTGCTGGTAGTGAAAGGGTTGAGAAGTCTGAAGCAACCGGGGATAGATTAAAAGAAGCTCAATACATTAACAAATCACTCTCTGCATTAGGTGATGTGATTTTTGCTTTGTCACAGAAAAGTGCCCATGTGCCTTATAGAAACAGCAAGCTAACACAAGTTCTTCAAAGTTCTTTAG GTGGACAAGCAAAAACTCTAATGTTTGTTCAAATAAATCCTGATGTTGAGTCATATTCAGAAACTATAAGCACTTTAAAGTTTGCTGAAAGGGTATCTGGAGTAGAGTTAGGTGCTGCGAGAAGTAACAAGGAGGGAAAGGATATAAAAGAGCTATTGGAACAG GTTGCGTCTTTGAAAGACACAATTTCACGCAAAGATATGGAAATAGAGCAGCTCCAAGTCACCAAAGACAAAGTTAAATCTCCAAATTTATCATCAGGCGAACGaatgcttaagtctagtgacaGAGTTCTATCAGATCCTCTGAGTTATGGTGAGATGAATGGAGATTCTAACCATAATTTGACGGGTACTGCACCAGTGAGCTTAGATGAACCAGAATATGAGGACAATGCATCCGATGATGGTTTATCAGGTGAAACCGACAATTTGAATTCAGCTGCTGAGATGACAGTGGAACGGCT GCATAGGTTTCCGTCAAGAATAAGCAGATTCACTCTCACAAAAAATGGGCAGGCATCTATGTCTAGATCAAAATCAAAGGACGCTAAGACTCCAA GTAATACAAAAGCTCCATCGAGCCAGCTGACAGGAGGTTCTTCAGTCAAGGGATCTAAAAGATGGCAATAG
- the LOC8082995 gene encoding glycerol-3-phosphate acyltransferase 1 translates to MALTKSFTSRALRIHRLVKRNLAAGLRHCSRGAATTAVPAAASPSSPPALRQLGENAFAVDADALLLNPSPGAAFPPYFLAAVEAGGYARGLVLLALYPVLRALPRGARTRAMAMVSFCGLRRDEAARVGRAVLPKLFSREAPGVHAVEPALRALPKEAKVVAVSQTFPTVMVEAFLKEYVGFDAVAGRELKGGARYLTGAMDELDTESVVSRVLEQTEKTTSCGYGPKPVVFHDGRLAFTPTAAAALAMYIYFPFGIVLAVIRIAIYVLLPWRVSAVAAALTGVRVRVIGATTTTSAADDDSGKPRGGRLYACNHRTLLDAVGIASALGRPVASVSYSLGRLSEVLSPIPLRRLTRDREEDRRRMSSMLARSDVVVCPEGTTCREPYLLRFSPLFAELAAEVTPVAVDARTSVFYATSTSPLAKSLDSVYFLMNPRPEYSVQFLKPVSTEGGKSSIEVANEVQRDLASALGFQGTTLTRKDKYLLLAGNEGVVKTK, encoded by the coding sequence ATGGCGCTGACGAAGAGTTTCACGAGCCGCGCGCTCCGCATCCATCGCCTCGTGAAGCGCAACCTCGCCGCGGGCCTCCGCCACTGCTCCCGTGGCGCGGCGACCACCGCCGTACCGGCAGCAGCATCGCCGTCGTCGCCTCCGGCATTGCGCCAGCTCGGCGAGAACGCGTTCGCGGTCGACGCGGACGCCCTGCTCCTGAACCCGTCGCCGGGCGCCGCGTTCCCGCCCTACTTCCTCGCCGCCGTCGAGGCGGGCGGCTACGCCCggggcctcgtcctgctcgcgcTCTACCCGGTCCTGCGCGCGCTGCCCCGCGGCGCGCGCACGAGGGCCATGGCCATGGTCTCCTTCTGCGGGCTCCGCCGCGACGAGGCGGCCAGGGTCGGCAGGGCCGTGCTCCCCAAGCTCTTCTCCCGGGAGGCGCCGGGCGTGCACGCCGTCGAGCCGGCGCTGCGCGCGTTGCCCAAGGAAGCGAAGGTGGTGGCCGTCAGCCAGACGTTCCCGACGGTGATGGTGGAGGCGTTCTTGAAGGAGTACGTGGGGTTCGACGCGGTGGCCGGGAGGGAGCTCAAGGGAGGCGCACGTTACCTCACCGGGGCCATGGACGAGCTTGACACGGAGAGTGTCGTTTCGCGTGTCCTGGAGCAAACCGAGAAGACGACCTCGTGCGGTTATGGCCCGAAGCCCGTTGTGTTCCACGACGGCCGGCTGGCGTTCacgccgacggcggcggccgcgctCGCAATGTACATCTACTTCCCATTCGGCATCGTCCTTGCCGTCATCCGCATCGCCATCTACGTCCTCCTCCCGTGGCGCGTGTCGGCCGTCGCTGCCGCGCTCACCGGCGTGAGGGTGCGCGTCATCggggccaccaccaccacttcgGCAGCGGACGACGACAGCGGCAAGCCTCGCGGCGGGCGGCTCTACGCCTGCAACCACCGCACGCTCCTCGACGCGGTTGGCATCGCCAGTGCGCTCGGGAGGCCCGTCGCCTCGGTGTCGTACAGCCTTGGCCGCCTATCGGAGGTGCTCTCCCCGATCCCGCTGCGGCGGCTGACCCGCGACCGCGAGGAGGACCGACGCCGCATGTCGTCGATGCTGGCGCGGAGCGACGTGGTCGTGTGCCCCGAGGGGACGACGTGCCGGGAGCCGTACCTACTCCGGTTCAGCCCGCTGTTCGCCGAGCTCGCCGCCGAGGTGACCCCCGTGGCGGTCGACGCGCGGACGAGCGTATTCTACGCGACGTCCACGTCGCCTCTGGCCAAGAGCTTGGACTCCGTCTACTTCCTCATGAACCCTCGACCGGAGTACAGCGTCCAGTTCTTGAAGCCGGTGAGCACCGAGGGCGGTAAGAGCAGCATAGAGGTGGCAAACGAGGTGCAGCGTGACCTCGCCTCCGCGCTCGGGTTCCAAGGGACAACTCTCACGAGGAAGGACAagtacctcctcctcgccgggaACGAAGGAGTAGTCAAGACCAAGTAG